From a region of the Haloferax volcanii DS2 genome:
- a CDS encoding DNA replication complex subunit Gins51: MNVDDLRSVLRTERQKDSLQHLRESFYEDVAEFIAEQKAKREQKAEQLGTHYSPEIRRLTDEIETAEEVVTSIYERRVGKVVKAASFAAAGMTSETDGLTREEKRLFDDLVARIEENRGTVLSALEDVSAADSPRGDVAATDVTTAEPDAPGDSGPAIPPDEPDPETAPTGPGTDASALEAVTGDLAAGDVLADAMGGGTGGDASNAQSTPQSDADRPATEAAAVSGESGPSDSDAANSGSADSGPAIPPDGPDPETAAPSAGDTDTVEPSADDPLSGLADERETVRITADVGTILGVDEREYDLATEDVVTLPAANADPLVERGAAERLD, encoded by the coding sequence ATGAACGTGGACGACCTCAGGAGCGTGCTTCGGACGGAGCGACAGAAAGACAGCCTACAGCACCTCCGCGAGTCGTTCTACGAGGACGTCGCGGAGTTCATCGCCGAGCAGAAGGCGAAACGCGAGCAGAAGGCCGAACAGCTCGGCACCCACTACTCGCCGGAGATTCGGCGGCTCACGGACGAAATCGAGACCGCGGAGGAGGTCGTCACCTCCATCTACGAGCGCCGCGTCGGCAAAGTCGTCAAGGCCGCGAGCTTCGCGGCCGCGGGGATGACCTCCGAGACGGACGGGCTGACCCGCGAGGAAAAGCGGCTGTTCGACGACCTCGTCGCCCGCATCGAGGAGAACCGCGGGACGGTGCTGTCCGCGCTCGAAGACGTGTCGGCCGCCGACTCCCCGCGGGGAGACGTTGCGGCGACCGACGTGACGACCGCGGAGCCGGACGCGCCCGGGGATTCCGGGCCCGCGATTCCGCCGGACGAACCCGACCCGGAGACCGCGCCGACCGGCCCCGGAACCGACGCCAGCGCTCTCGAGGCCGTCACCGGCGACTTGGCCGCGGGCGACGTGCTCGCGGACGCGATGGGCGGCGGAACCGGCGGCGACGCCTCGAATGCGCAATCGACGCCCCAATCGGACGCCGACCGACCGGCCACCGAGGCCGCCGCGGTCTCCGGTGAGTCCGGGCCTTCGGACTCCGACGCTGCGAACTCCGGCTCTGCGGATTCCGGGCCCGCGATTCCCCCGGACGGCCCCGACCCGGAGACCGCGGCCCCGTCGGCGGGCGACACCGACACGGTGGAACCGTCCGCGGACGACCCGCTTTCCGGCCTCGCCGACGAGCGCGAGACGGTGCGCATCACCGCCGACGTGGGGACCATCCTCGGCGTCGACGAGCGCGAGTACGACCTCGCCACCGAGGACGTGGTGACGCTCCCGGCGGCCAACGCCGACCCGCTGGTCGAGCGCGGCGCGGCCGAGCGACTCGACTGA
- the bcp gene encoding thioredoxin-dependent thiol peroxidase, whose protein sequence is MLEPGDDAPDFELPDQHGDLVSLSDFRGEHVVVYFYPRADTPGCTTEACGFRDSWDEFEDRDATVLGISDDPVSDLDSFAEKYDLPFTLLSDEDGSVSAAYDSYGEKNMFGKTFDGVFRNSYLVGPDGTVERVYEGVSPDGHADEILADLDG, encoded by the coding sequence ATGCTCGAACCCGGCGACGACGCCCCCGACTTCGAACTGCCCGACCAGCACGGCGACCTCGTCTCGCTGTCCGACTTCCGCGGCGAGCACGTCGTGGTTTACTTCTACCCGCGCGCCGACACGCCGGGCTGTACCACCGAGGCCTGCGGCTTCCGCGACTCGTGGGACGAGTTCGAAGACCGCGACGCGACGGTCCTCGGCATCAGCGACGACCCCGTGTCTGACCTCGATTCGTTCGCCGAGAAGTACGACCTCCCCTTCACGCTCCTGTCGGACGAAGACGGCAGCGTCTCCGCGGCGTACGACTCCTACGGCGAGAAGAACATGTTCGGCAAGACGTTCGACGGCGTGTTCCGCAACTCCTACCTCGTCGGCCCCGACGGGACCGTCGAACGGGTCTACGAGGGCGTCTCGCCCGACGGCCACGCCGACGAAATCCTCGCCGACCTCGACGGCTGA